One Pygocentrus nattereri isolate fPygNat1 chromosome 23, fPygNat1.pri, whole genome shotgun sequence genomic window carries:
- the LOC108414913 gene encoding butyrophilin-like protein 1, with the protein MAAARNNEFKLFGPCGDEEHQSGSAVTLSCHLSPEISAVAMEIRWFKGTDCVCLYKNRQVTEGRGYEGRVNLLTQELQRGNISLQIRDCRESDGGDYLCQVTNGDTTEECTVGVREGKCSRSSLYINTSSSSSSVSQNES; encoded by the exons ATGGCGGCTGCAAGAAACA ATGAGTTTAAACTCTTTGGACCCTGTGGTGATGAAGAGCATCAGTCTGGCTCTGCGGTCACTCTCTCCTGTCACCTGTCTCCTGAAATCAgtgctgttgccatggagatCAGGTGGTTTAAGGGGACGGACTGTGTTTGTCTCTATAAGAACAGGCAGGTGACAGAGGGGCGGGGCTACGAGGGCAGAGTGAATCTGCTCACTCAGGAGCTGCAGAGAGGAAACATCTCCTTACAGATCAGAGACTGTAGAGAGTCAGATGGAGGAGATTATCTGTGTCAGGTCACCAATGGAGACACAACAGAGGAGTGTACAGTAGGAGTGAGGGAAGGTAAGTGTTCCAGAAGTTCACTCTACAtaaacacatcatcatcatcatcatcagtgtcTCAGAACGAAAGCTGA